From the Catharus ustulatus isolate bCatUst1 chromosome 2, bCatUst1.pri.v2, whole genome shotgun sequence genome, the window ctttctttctttctttctctctttctttctctctttctctctttctctctttctccctttctccctttcttccttccattctttccttctttctttccttcctttctttcttcctttctttctttctttctttctttccttccttccttccttccttccttccttccttccttccttccttccttccttccttccttccttccttccttccttccttccttccttccttccttccttccttccttccttccttccttccttccttccttccttccttcctctttctctctctctttctctcattctctctttcttttccctcgCCTTACTATCCAGGGACAATTTTGGTTCTCTTTCCCACTCAACACCTCCTACTTCATAGACAGCACTGGTCCCCACAAGCCCTTCAGCAGATTGAAAGCAAGGACTGCTTTCTGCCTGGGTGACTTCCTATCTTGAGGGCTCTGTGCCCAAATTTACACCAGAAGAAATCAGTGTAACTCAAGTTTAATATAGCTCAAAGCAGAGCTAATTCTGTGCTGAAACAGTCTGGAATGGCATACCTAACTCTGGTTTTGGCCATATGTACTAGTGTTTCACACtccttccccccaaaaaataggTTTTGGCTCACAGTATTATCTATTTTTATCTCATCTATAACCTATTCTAAAATTACACCAGTTAAGCAAAGCCAccttttaaatttcctttcttatttcattGGTGTAACATTGCTATCCAACATAAGTGAGAAGggaaatacagatttctttaaaatagcAATAAGAAATGGATGATTTATCAcacacatttcaaaatattaatggTGTAAAGACATCTTGATAAATGAGGGACGATTATTCATCTTCACAGACCAAAGTACAGCTATGAAATCCTTCCAAACAGCACTCAAGATGTTTGATTTCTATTTTAGTTGATATTTGTcagaaagaattttattttatgttatctAGGGGAAGTGGAAATGAGTGTTTGTTCTGTCCTTTTTGCTTCTTGTTGTCCCTGCTTATCCTCCTGCCTTATTATTTATAGTGATTGCAGTGCTTTATTACACATGGTCGTGAGAGCCTTCAGGAGTTACGTATCTTCTGTACTCagtatttttccttattattttaaGGTGTGGTAAACCCAGCTGTTGCCAACTGAACACTTGATGTCTAGTGTCTGGAATGTCTATATTAGAAGACAGCTGAAAAGCACTGTAGCccagaaaaaacacagattttaacTGAAGCACAGGCCTGCTTTGGGCTTCTTGGCAAGATTCTCTACAGCTCAGCTTCCGTGTTCTAAAGTGATCCTCTAGTTCATGGAAATAAAGGTAGGAATACCTGAAGTTAAGGAATCACAATATTATGTTGGAAGAAAAGGCTTTGCACTAGGCGAATTCTAGGTCTGAATTGCACTGAATTATGAATAAGAGAAGGGGAAGACTTCACTTTTCAGCACTAGCCCATAGTCCCATGAAATTAGTTGGAACTAAAGCCACGCTCTGAAGGCATGGTTCCATATGATGAGGTTAGAGTTCACTCTCcaacacagaaggaaatgaaCACCCTCTcccaaattaaatattcttcagTCTGGTTATTGAGTTGAAGTGGCTCATGGACCATATGGCAAACACCAAGGAGGAGCTAAGGATGGGTGAAAACCTGCAGTTGCGACACGAGAAGTTAGCAACATCTCAGCTTCTTGGCCTTGGTGAACTATTAGATCACATCAGCTGCTCCTAGACCTGTTTAGAGGAATCAGTTTGCCCTGCAGATCATCACTTCAAGGCCCATTCTGGAAGAGAAAAGACTCAACTGAACAAGATAAAATAAGCTATTTTTGCTTGTGTTAGTAGGTTCTTAACAATACATTCAGTATGCCATTGAATAGacaaactgaaatgaaagagCTCTGAAATGTCTAATAAACTCACTGTGCAAAGATCCATGTACGGCCACACAAACTAAAATGTTCTCAGACTACTGGAAAAATTGGGCACAATGCTTAATTATTCAGGAGGGGCATGATCTTTAAAGAAGCAGGTCTGGCTCAAAACCAACACAGCTATGAAAAAAGTTTACCCAGAGGAAAGAAGGCAAAAAGCACTGAAGAATGGAGGTAACAGAGGAACCAACACTGGGGGAACAGAGGCTCTGTTGTTTTAATAGGCAAATGCTTCAGAAGTCTATTCAGGAAATTATTCACTCAGTCTTAAAGTAACCAGCCCATGGGACAAGTTTGGGGCACAAGCCCATTTCACCCAGCCTTTTCTTTTGTCCTGAAGGAGATGACCCCTCTGACATGTTCTGAATGACTTTCGTTGTCTTGGCACAGGCAGGCATTCCCTGATACCTCTGGTCTCACCCTGTCTTCCCACACAGAGACACGAGCACAATTAAGTCTCTGCCTATTCCACTGCAATCCCCAGCCATGGCTGCATTGCCAGggcaaggagaaggaaaggactGGGCAGTAGAAAGCAGAGAGTTGTCCATGTTGCCTGgaagagagacagaaatttGAGAAGTAGGGAGCGAAGGGTGGCTGCTCCAGTGAAAGATGGGTGGTATTGGCCTGGTTGGGTGAGAGTAGTGGTTCTGTcaagaggaagggagggaacaAGCTCCTGGGCACAAGGAGAGTGAAAGATCAGGCTACAGAAATCTCCTATAACCAATATGCACATCTGTTAACTTTGGGTGTCCTATTAATACTGCAAGCTTTTAGCTCAAATGAAACCAGCATTATTGCCCTGAAATATAGCAGAAGTACTTCAAGTCTAAATAATTCAGATGTCAAAATGAgtctgaggaagaaaatgatCTAGCAGAAGGACTGCTTTGTTTTTGAGGTTgctatttctttctatttatgCAACTGTAGAGACACTAAGAAATCAGTGAAGTGGATGCACAACCAGACACCATCACTGATTACATCTTTCCATGAACAAAACCAAGGAAatagaagagggaaaaaaaagcaagcaaaagttATTCAAAAGGCAGAACTATTTGATAAGATTTTATCTGTATATGCACTTCAAACAGAATTCACAAACTATTTACAATCAGAATGTTGAGTGTTGTTGGGCATTGCAAAGGAATTTTAAGTAACTCCTGCTGGCAAAGTCTTTTTCTCAGAGTTGCCAAATCTCATTGCTTTATCACAAATCTCATAATGTTGAATTGTTTATTTAAATCACAATTCAAAGAATTACTGACTAATGagtttcttgcctttttttcccttctttaaataaatgtaagtTTCTCAGGAACATACTTACTGCAGAAAGTAACATAATCAGAGTAAATACTAGAGCAGTCAGAGATGTTATTGTTCATGTAGGCCTTTCTCTAATCAGGGGAGAAGAAAATCAGTGTTTactggcagctgcctgctgaCAGCAGGACACGAGGTCTGGGGCTCCCTGTTgttctgtggcagtgctggccctAGTTAATAAACCCTGGCCCCAGATTAGCTCTTACTCTGTACTCCCTCATCTTCCCTCCACCCTAGCCTCTCAGGGTCTTTCCACATTACTGAAATTTTcatgaatataaaaaaattgcaCTGGCTTCACTGTGACTTCACCCAGAAGCAGAGGACTGTTTCAGCTGCCCATATAGAGCAGCattaaaaacccccacaacatagcagtacttttaaaattataactCAACTGCTGGCAGGGTTGGGGGCAGGATTTGTGCCTATTACCTGCCCCAGCCATTGTGCGGTGTCCGTGGTGGACACCAAGCTGCCTTCAGCCTTCACGGACACACAGGTCTGCATGGGCAGTGTCAGGAAGTCAGTGTTGCCTCCAGTCATGTATGGGACAGACAGCCCAGGTAAGACCCCGGTCTTGGTCTGATTTAAAGCTCAGGTTTTTGTTATACTTTCAGTGCCAGGCACTTAACCTCTAGTTGTCAGTAAAACACCATATATGAATGTCTAAAGGGGAAGTGTCAGAGGATGGAGCCTGGTGTTCCTCAGTGGTGTCAaacaacaggacaagaggcaatggacaaaaactgatgcacaggaagctCCACGTGAAcgtgaggaagaacttctttactgtatGGGTGGGTGACCATGAGCTAGAACAGATTGCCTAGAGAGGTTATGGAGTCTCCCTCAGTGGAGATACCAAGAACCctctggatgcaatcctgtgcagTGTGCTCTAGGACAGTGTTTGAGCAGGGAgcttggaccagatgaccctCTGTGGTCCCAACCCGACCCTtcgtgattctgtgatttcatccATCTGATCAAAGGCACCTGAAGGTTTTTGGACACCTAAGACTCTCAAAAACTGAGTTAATCCCCAAAAAATGTAACTCAGTTGCACACACTGCATCctgttttctgtgtctttaGCATACATCAGTGTCATCTGGAGGCTCTTTGTGAAGACCCGGGGAATCCACAAAAGCATTCCAGTCGGAATGGTGGCAAGTTGGGGCAAGGTTTAAGTTGCAGGTCAGGAagattttcttcacagaaagggtggtCAAACATTGGAACGGACTACccaaggaggtggtggagtcaccatccctggaggtgcttaaggaaagactggacgTGGTCTAGCTGACACGGTGCTGTTCAGACTCCATGAtctcagaagtcttttccaacctaaacgaCCCTGTGATTCAAAGAGCAACAAGCACAGATCCTCGCACAGGGACCCGGCCCCAACACAGCCCCGAGGAGGCACAAGTGACCCGCTCTGCCCTCAAACCCCCGTCCCCGGGGACGAGCCCCGTAGGCCCCGGAGCCAGCGGCAAGTGATCCTCACCGCGCATGCGCGCGCCGCCTGGCGCCTGCCGCTCGCCCCTCGGCCGCCGGGGGCGCTGCCGCGCGCCTGCCGCGCCTCCCGGGGGGCGGTTCCCGCTCGGGCTCGCGCCCGGATggcgatggcggcggcggcggcgggagccggggccggggcaaCGGCGggcgggggaggcggggagCGGAGCAGCACCCGGGACCGGCTCCTGGCGGCGCTGGAGGATCTCGAGCTCTTGGCCAGGTACGGCGCTCGGCCACGGCTGGCGGCGGGGCACCGGGGGCGGGGTGAGGGCTCCCGGCGCGGTGCGTGCGCGGAGCCTctggcgggggcggcgggcggagcgggaGCCCCAGAGTTGGGATGGGAGGGGCCGGCCCGACGGGACCGCTGGCCCGAGGGGCTCGGGTCCGCGTTCTCCGGTCCGCGTTCTCCTGCTCCCCCGCCGTCCTCAGGCCGGCCCTGCGGGagaggggctggtgctgctggggttcGGCCCGGCCCTGCGCGATGCTTCCCGGCGCTCATCCCGCTGGGAGAGCATCGCTCGTGCTTCGCCTCCCATTTGCACGGAGAAGCAGCGcttcctttttctcccactTGCTTTTCTCGCTTGGTTGGCACCTGTGTTTCCTGTGAAGTGCACACTCACACGCCGATTTTAGGCATTTTATTAGTCACTGAAAATTATGCTTCAGTCAGAAATACGTAGATGGTGTTGCATGACCTAAGCTGTTTTGGTCATTGCCTGTATTAGTGCTACATTCACCCCAAGTAGGCTGCAGAACTCGTCTTCATGATAGACATGCTCAGATACTTAGTCCGTGGTTGGCCTTGAGTCCAGGCTGATAATCCCCATCCAAGTTGTCAGCCATGTGGtggaggcacagctggcagtGAAGTTTAGATAGTTCCTAATTATTTTCCAcaccagggagagcaggagcttAGCAGAGCATTTTCATAGGGAATAACCTGTGCTATCCATGTGGCTTGCTCGCTCAATGGTTACCAAGAGTAGGATAAGCTATTGGTGAGTTGCTCTTCTTGTGTTTGATTAAATTTTATTCTCAGTCACAGATTTTATTGTGACATAAGGGTTGCTGGAGAACATGTGtttatggaaaaatgaaaacaaacttgTTCTTTATCTAAATTACTGTGGGGTGTTTTTAATGCTGGAACTAGCGTTCTACCACAATGCACCCAGAGCAACGCTCAGCAGCATTTAGTGAATCTTCCTGTTGATCAGCAGAATGTTGCAGCACCCTGGGGCTAGGCCTTTCTCAGTCACAATACTGGTTTGGTAGTAGGGGCAAAAATTAAGCCACATGTCTAATCTGTAGCCTTTCCATTAATTTTGAATCTACATCTGTGCATTATGTGGCTGATGCAGGGTAAAATTACAGCACTTGGTGACATCGCCCTTGATGGTGGCAGCTGACctatttaaaatggattttatttgctACTGCTTAGTGTTGATGAGGTAGAATAAAGCTTTAGTGACAGTGACAAGTTTCTTTATTCTCTAATTGTTTAAAATCATAGTAGTCTTCAGGAGAGACCAACAGACATAGACCAAGATTAGAGCTTTactggggtttttcttttagaCATTTCTGGCCCCACTGCTGTATTACTCACACACCCCACTGAGCTGCTTACATTGGACCAAGCAAAGAATCAGTACTTCTAAGGACAGCATCTCCAGATAGACAATTACTTGTGCATAGTGTTGAACTAGCCTTGGAAGCCAAATAACTTTGCTGAATTtgcagaaaatgcctttttgcATTGTGGTACCCAGAGGTTCTTGCTGGCTTTTCAGAACAGTGGCAGAGTATCTGGATATCAGGAAGAGTGATCAAGAGGTCTGTTTGAGAAGCACTTCTAGCCTAGCACAAAAATATTACCAtggggttttttatattttttgtgtgcttgATGCACAGCTAATACACCATTGCGTAAATACTTGTAAAAGAAGTTCCATAACAGACTCTGTTGATATTTGAAAGTGCAGACTTAATTGCTCTAAACTACAAgtatattgggaaaaaatagagaaaagtgGAGAACTAAAACACTGAAGATCCTCTTCTGGCAAACAAAGGTAGTAGAAGAAGGGGATGAGTGCACTTCATTatgctctttcttctctctgtttctgcttATGTCTTTTATGGTATAACAGGAACTTACCACCTGTCTTGAGTTCAAATACATGAGGGCTTCATGAgctcaaataacaaaaaaatgtgaaaaatccCTGCCCAGACTGTACTCCAAAAAATAACTTGCTCAGGTCCATTGATGCCTTTGTAATGATACTAGTACTCTAGTAATTTTGGGATGACTTGATGTGGTAATGCCTTAGAAAATTGTGCTAACGGAGTTCTCCTTTCAGGGAACTAATTGAAATTTTGGCAATTTCAAGAAACCAAAAGCTTCCACAACCAGGAGAGGAGAGCCAGGTAAGCTGACTTTCTGAATTGTGTTTCTCTGGGTAAACATAATGCTCTactcctaatttttttctcattcgtttgtttgttcttactttctccctttttccttgcCTGTATTCAAGCTAAGTCGTGATGGGGCTTTGGCCTCACTACAAAGGCATTATTGGTTCTCCTGTTgcttattaattttttgttaaatttttaatGTGCTTCATAAGCTGTTTCTACAAACaggaataaattttatttaatttttcattcaaaaatgCTTCTATGGATGCCATTTGCTCTTCTTTGTAGCATGACTGAGGGTATGTTGTTACTCTAGCTAAATTAAAAGTGCTACAAAACTGTTGTTCAAtagatcctggagctgctgattCAGAGAGATGGAGAGTTTCAAGAGCTAATGAAGCTGGCAGTTGATCAGGGGAAAATCCATCATGAAATGCAGCTTTTAGAAAAGGTAGTAGAAAAGCGAGATAATGAtattcagcagctgcagaaacagctAAAAGAAGCAGAGCACATACTGGTAAGTTCATAATGATGTGTTTGCTTTTGAGCATCTTTGGTAGAAAAGGTGGTTCTGGGAAAAGTGGTGTTGTTAGTTTGAGATTTAAATATCTAAAACTTCATAAGAGCttagtggtttgggttttttatcaGTAGTCAAACACTGTTTAATTATGATGGTATTAAGTTTTTTTatgctaattttattttaaacctactttgtttctgtgtattttgaaaatgttcatGGAAGTTTCtcttaaaatgcaattaaaggAAAGGGTTTATTCACAGAGCTGACTTTATGTAGATGTTTATAAATTAAAGATGCATTGAAGGCTTGGTTTACTTTGTGGGTTTCTGCTTTTTACAATTAGGCAACAGCTGTTTATcaagcaaaggaaaaactgaaatcaaTTGAAAAAGCACGAAAAGGTGAGTATCCATGATTGTAcatactacagtaatttcacgaccataaggcgcaccggactataaggcgcaccccccgggagccggcacattttgcaactttgtagatcagataaggcgcaccggtctataaggcgcaccgggtttttttttgcagcgaggctccgcccccagctcctcccgcacgcttgctggccgaggccccgcctcaatccggcagccattggctcccgggcctgcctgtacccggcagggccgggctatgcccaccgccgctccgtgcagcatccccagggccccgctgttccgggagttccctggcgctccgggtgacccaatgccggcaggcttgccccgtgccgccgctgccccgattccagctgcttgccccctccccgcgtggcagccgctccgattctggcggttttccccctctccgcatggcggccgccgtgcttctgggggttttcgcccccccccgcgcggcggccgccgtgattccgggggctttcgccccccccgcgcagcggccgccgtgcttctggggttttcgccccacccgcgcggcgaccgccgtgattccgggggctttcaccccccccgcgcggcggccgccgtgtttccgggggctttcgcccccccccgcgcagcggccgccgtgattccgggggctttcgccccgcccgcgcggcggccgccgtgattccgggggctttcgcccaccccgcgcggcggccgccgtgattccgggggctttcgcccaccccgcgcggcggccgccgtgtttccgggggctttcgccccgcccgcgcagcagccgatccgatccctgcggctttcgcccccccgcgcagcagccgatccgatccctgcggctttcgccccccccgcgcagcagccgatccgattcctgcggctttaacaccccccgcaagggagccgtcccaatgtcggcgggccggccccgcgcggggggcggcccccgatgccggcgggggcggccccgataccggcgggtccgccccgcgcgggggcggccccgatgccggcgggggcggccccgataccggcgggtccgccccgcgcgggggcggccccgaagccggcggggaggccccgataccggcgggtccgccccgcgcgggggcggccccgaagccggcgggggcggccccgataccggcgggtccgccccgcgcgggggcggccccgatgccggcgggggcggccccgataccggcgggtccgccccgcgcgggggcggccccgatgccggcgggggcggccccgataccggcgggtccgccccgcgcgggggcggccccgaagccggcggggaggccccgataccggcgggtccgccccgcgcgggggcggccccgatgccggcgggggcggccccgataccggcgggtccgccccgcgcgggggcggccccgatgccggcgggggcggccccgataccggcgggtccgccccgcgcgggggcggccccgatgccggcgggggcggccccgataccggcgggtccgccccgcgcgggggcggccccgatgccggcgggggcggccccgataccggcgggtccgccccgcgcgggggcggccccgatgccggcgggggcggccccgataccggcgggtccgccccgcgcgggggcggccccgatgccggcgggggcggccccgataccggcgggtccgccccgcgcgggggcggccccgaagccggcggggaggccccgataccggcgggtccgccccgcgcgggggcggccccgatgccagcggggaggccccgatgccggcgggtccgccccgcgcggggggcggccccgatgccggcgggctctcacttccggggtggcaaatgttgcaactttgtagatcagataaggcgcaccggactataaggcgcacttccggttttggggggagattttagtcaaaagggtgcgccttatagtcgtgaaattactgtacgtaaATGCAGTTCTAAAGAAAGTTGTTACTGAGCTCAAATTGGgccttttttactttttaaattctgctaTCACAGATTTCAGATGATTTGTGTGTAAACAAATTTCCATTTAATGATGAAACTATAACAATTTCCTCAGAATAAAGGCAGGATTGAATTACGTTTTTGTGGCAAACATATTGTAATATGAAAGTGTCTCAGTAGTCTTCCTGGACTGATAATAGTATATCTGATTACCTAAATGCCTTACCAAATTGCCTCAGGAGGTTTGctaagaaaaggaagagaatatttgtgtgtatgtgcacTGTATTTGAAAGACTGACTAGCTGGTGATACTAGATAATAATTGCAGCAATACTTGCCATTCAGTGGCACTTACCAAgctaaacaatttttttttttttgaggggggagGCAtcttcttcaggtttttttttttaatagtttcttttaacattttgtTATGCCTCTTTCACATAGAAAATCAAGGAATTTAATAAAGTTTCTATTAATCTAGTACAGGCATATATTTGGAAGGACTCTCCTGCGTACAGTCTGTAATTactaaatgaacaaaaaaaatttctttgctaCAGAAAATTCTATAATAAAGTAGGAGCTGAagttttagcaatttttttgtGCTTGTCAAATACACTTGTTTAAGATGTGTTTTTCACAAGATTGGAGAACCATTGATACTGCATTTGCACTTCTGTGTGTAAAATTAGCTCATCTTTGCATAGTCTGAGAATCTTCTAAACAGTCACTGCATTTGAACCAGGCTCTTAATGTTTGACAAAATCACATTCCCAGACTTTTAGATATTGGTGGCcaatattctgaaataattaaatgacACAGTCTCTTGAGAATGCAGCAATAATATTTCCCATTCTTCCAGGTGCCATTTCCtctgaagaaataattaaatatgcCCATAGGATCAGTGCTAGCAATGCTGTTTGTGCCCCTCTGACATGGGTACCAGGTAACTATTGTGTTTATGACagtagattttttaaataacaaatatcTGGtcttaaaatgcttttatataGTGATAACCACCGGGGTTTATTAGAATAACATTGTTTTCAGCTGTTATGTCTAATATTTCAACAAAAATGGATGTCCAAAGTTCTGTGGACTTCCCATGTATCTCCAAAAGGTTATGAAACTGTCTGCTTTCATTAACAGACTGGTCTCCTCTGTTCtatttgtttgcctttttcctctgAATGTTTACCCCGATTATAAGTCAAAGCCAAGTATGCTAAAGGCTTTTCTATGTGATTAGTTGTATTCCCTCTTGCCCCTTACAATATTCTTTCAGAGAATGTTAGTAAACAGTGGAGTCAGAAGCAGAACTTTTACTATGACATATTTCAGTTTGGGGTACCTATCCCCTTTGTCCaagatgaaaatgtgtttgATCCAATTCCTGTCCTTCCTGTTTAGCTGT encodes:
- the MED4 gene encoding mediator of RNA polymerase II transcription subunit 4 encodes the protein MAMAAAAAGAGAGATAGGGGGERSSTRDRLLAALEDLELLARELIEILAISRNQKLPQPGEESQILELLIQRDGEFQELMKLAVDQGKIHHEMQLLEKVVEKRDNDIQQLQKQLKEAEHILATAVYQAKEKLKSIEKARKGAISSEEIIKYAHRISASNAVCAPLTWVPGDPRRPYPTDLEMRSGLLGQMNNPSTNGVNGHLPGDALAAGRLPDVLAPQYPWQSSDMSMNMLPPNHSNDFMLEPPGHNKENEDDVEVMSTDSSSSSSDSD